From the genome of Planctomycetota bacterium:
TGTCCGTCAGCTCGACGCCGTCGGGCCAGATGGCGCCGTCGTCGATCCATTTTTTGATCAGGTCGATCTGATCCTTGGGCAGGGGCCCGCCTTCGTCGGACGGTGGCATGACATCGTCCTTGTCGGCCGTGCTCAGCAGGTCAATGACATTGCTGTGGGCGCTGTCCTTGGGCTTGATGTTGTCGGGGGCGGTGTCGCCGCTGGTCATAGCCAGTTCGCGCGTGTGGAGCTGGAAGTGCGCCTTCTTTTTGTCGGGGCCGTGGCACTTGATGCAGTGGGCCTCGATGATGGGTTTGATCTGCGTGACGAAATCGACGCCGCCGGTGTTGACGGTCGGCACGGGAATGGGAATCGGCACGACAATCGGATTCTTCTTGGGCGCGACGTTCATGAGCTTCTCGAACGCCCGGGTGTACAGGTCATCGCCATATACGAGCGATCCGCCCTGATGTCCGACGAGGCCGACGAGCATGGCGCAGAGAATGACGCCCACATGCCAGCGTTCGACGCGGGCGGGGTCGGCGGTGTTGCGGGCGCGCGTGGCGGCGATGGCGGTGATCAGTGCGAGAATAGTGACGGAGACACCCAGCCAGCGGTGCCAGAAGACTTCCGCGTGCATGTCGGCGGTGATCCCGCCGTAGCCCTTCTGCGGTGCGAACGAGAAGCCCATTGCCGTGGCGACGATCGCGCTGATGACGCCGATCCAAAGACAGTAGAACGCCACGTCCGGCGAGATCGATCGGAATTTCCATCGCAGCACGATGAACAGGGCCGCGATGGTCAGCATGGCGACGGGGAAGTGGACGGTTGCCGGGTGAAATACGCCGATGAAATCCCAGAGCCGCGCGAAAAACGACGGGGGCGCCGGGGGAGTCGGCGCGACGGCATTGGCCGCATCGGCAACAGCCGCCGCCGGCGCGCCGGCCGGGGCCGCGGCTTCGTCGTGCGCCAGCACCGGCGCCGCGACAAGGGTGAGCATCAGCAACAACCACGAAATTCTGATTCGTTTCAAGGATCGGGCCTCATCAGGGATGAAAAAGAGTCCGACTCCGGCGGGGCCTTATTGTAGTCCCGCACACCGGGTCGATGCCACATGCCTCAATTGTCCAACGCCCGACTACTCGACGCTGTTGCCCCCGTTGACCGAAAGCTTCTGGCCCGTGATGAACTTGGCGGCGTCGGACGCCAGGAACGCCACCGCCTCACCGATGTCCATCGCCTCGCCCATGTGCCCCATCGGCACCGCCCGCGCGTACGCATCCTTCATGTCCTGCGCATCGTCCGCATGACGCTCCGTGGGAATCCACCCCGGCGAGACGACGTTGACCGTGATCTGCCATGGCGCCAGCTCGCGCGCCCAAGACCGCGTCAGGCCCAGTTGGGCGCCTTTGGCGCTGACATAATTGGAGAAGCGCGGCACGGCCATCTCGAGCACTTCCGATCCGATGTTGATGATGCGCCCGCTCCGCCGCTGCTTCATCGAACCGACCACCGCCTTGGCCAGCAGCACCGGGCTCTTGACGAAAAATTCCAACTGTTTGACGCAATCCTCCCATGTCAAATCTTCGATGGCGATGAACGGCTGCGGGCCCGTCGCATTGGGCACGAGAATGTCGATCGGCCCGAAGCGCTTGGCCACCGCCGCCGTCATCGCGTTGACCTCGGTTTCGTCAACGACGTTCGCCTTGAAAATCTCCGCATCGCCGCCGGCCGCGCGAATTTCATCCGCGACGGTCTTTGCCTTGTTTTCCGAGCCAAAATAGTTCACGGCGACTTTGGCCCCGCGCTGGCCCAGCGCCCGCGCGATCGCCGCGCCCAGTCCGCGCGAAGCGCCGGTGACGAGTGCAACTTTGCCTTTGAGATCCGTAGCAAGCATGGCGTCCCCTTGTCAGATGAATAGGGAAAACAGGATACCAAAAAATAAAGAAGCCCACGGTTCAAAACCGTGGGCTTCCGTTGTGTCACATTCTCGAAACCGACCCCAGTGGTTTACGAAGCGCGGGGATGGGCGTGGTCGTACGCCGTCCGCATGCGCTGCGTCGTCAGGTGCGTGTAAATCTGCGTGGTCGAAAGCGACTGGTGGCCCAGCAGCTCCTGCACGCTGCGCAGGTCCGCGCCGTTGTCGAGCAGGTGCGTCGCGAACGAGTGGCGCAGCGTGTGCGGGCTGATCGACGGGTCCAGCCCCACCTGCTCCAGATACTTGTCGAGCTTGCGGCGGACCGATCGGCTCGAAAGCCGCCCGCCGGCCTTGTTGATGAACAGCGGAACCTCGTCGCCCGACGCCACGGCTTCGCGCACATGCGCGAAGCGCGGATCGCGCTCCAGCGTTTCGACATAGCGCGTGATGGCGTTGTGCGCGTGCTTGCCCAGCGGGACGATGCGCTCCTTCTTGCCCTTGCCGCGGATGACCAGCGCTTCGCCCATCTCGTCCATGTGATGGCGGTTCAGATCGACGAGTTCGCTGACGCGGACGCCGGTGGAGTAGAGCGTTTCGAGGATCGCGCGGTCGCGGGCGCCGAGCGTGGAGCCGTCGTCGGGGGCCGCCAGAAGCTGTTCGATCTGCGAAACGGTCATGGCCTTGGGCAGGCGTTTGGCCTGCTTGGGCGTGCGGATCATGAGCATGGGATTGGCCGCCACGATGCCGCGGCGGTGCAGGAACTTGTAGAAGCTGCGGAGCGTGGCGATCTTCCGCGCCATCGTCGCGGCGGAGTATTCGTATTCGTCCAGATGCGTCAGGAAGCGCCGGATCGCCAGCGCATCAGCGCTGACAATCGCCGTGCCGACCCCCGGAACTTCAGCCGCCGGATCCGTGGCCTGTGCGGACGTCGGCGTTGCGCCTTCGCCGCCCGCCGAAGCACCGGCCAGGAACTGTGCATACTGACGCAGGTCCGCACCGTAACAGCGCGCGGTGAAGGGGCTGAAATGGCGCTCAAGCTGCAGGTATTCGAGGAACTGGTTGATCAGCGGCACGTTCATGGCGAGGCTCCAGAGGGAAGAGGTGGTTTCTAGATTCAGGTTTCTAGTTTCTGGTTTGCGGATTCCGGTCCTTAACTGGAAACCAGAAACCAGAAACTCATATTCATCCGGGCATCATCTTTTTAAGCTGCTTGTGCATCTGATCGCCCATCTGGTGGCTGAGCACCGCGGCGTCGAACCAGTCGAAATCGCTGGCCGGATCGCGGGCCGTCTCCGCCAGCGAGCGCAGCACCGCCGCCTCCTCGCCGGGCATGTAACGGAACACCCAGCGCTGCGTCTTTTTGACGAGCACCAGTTCGGCGGGCTTGATCGGCGATCTGTCTTGAGAGTCGGTCACGGTCAGCTTCCGGTCGCCATGAAGGCGACGGAAGACCGTGGCCTCATGGCTGGGTTGTACGGATCACATTGTCATCGGCGGCGCTGGCCGTGGGCGGCATCGGCTGTCGGTGCAGGCGATCCCATTCACGCGCGAAGAGCCGTCGCATCAGCTCGTGGCTGACGAATTCGTTGTAAAGGTCCATATTGATGATGTAGCGTCGCCAGCCGGCCGGTTCATCGTCGGCGGCCCGGCCGTGGGCGTAGTCCTGAATCCGCTGAAGCACCGCCCCGTTCGCCGCGTCAAAGTGATCGCTCACCGTGGCGACGGGCTGTTCGTAGCGGACCATGCCGGGCAGATCGTTGGTCGACGTCGCTCGTGTCAGGGCACGCGAGTCCAGGGCGGTTCCGCCGCCGGGCAGCTCGC
Proteins encoded in this window:
- a CDS encoding SDR family oxidoreductase, whose protein sequence is MLATDLKGKVALVTGASRGLGAAIARALGQRGAKVAVNYFGSENKAKTVADEIRAAGGDAEIFKANVVDETEVNAMTAAVAKRFGPIDILVPNATGPQPFIAIEDLTWEDCVKQLEFFVKSPVLLAKAVVGSMKQRRSGRIINIGSEVLEMAVPRFSNYVSAKGAQLGLTRSWARELAPWQITVNVVSPGWIPTERHADDAQDMKDAYARAVPMGHMGEAMDIGEAVAFLASDAAKFITGQKLSVNGGNSVE
- a CDS encoding tyrosine recombinase; the protein is MNVPLINQFLEYLQLERHFSPFTARCYGADLRQYAQFLAGASAGGEGATPTSAQATDPAAEVPGVGTAIVSADALAIRRFLTHLDEYEYSAATMARKIATLRSFYKFLHRRGIVAANPMLMIRTPKQAKRLPKAMTVSQIEQLLAAPDDGSTLGARDRAILETLYSTGVRVSELVDLNRHHMDEMGEALVIRGKGKKERIVPLGKHAHNAITRYVETLERDPRFAHVREAVASGDEVPLFINKAGGRLSSRSVRRKLDKYLEQVGLDPSISPHTLRHSFATHLLDNGADLRSVQELLGHQSLSTTQIYTHLTTQRMRTAYDHAHPRAS